The following proteins come from a genomic window of Diceros bicornis minor isolate mBicDic1 chromosome 4, mDicBic1.mat.cur, whole genome shotgun sequence:
- the LOC131401253 gene encoding late cornified envelope protein 1D, with product MSCQQSQQQCQPPPKCIPKCPPKCPIPKCPPKCPPVSSCCSVSSGGCCGPSSGGCCSSGGGGCCLSHHRRRRSHRRRHQSSDCCSQPSGGSSCCGEGSGQSSGGCCC from the coding sequence ATGTCCtgccagcagagccagcagcagtgCCAGCCCCCTCCCAAGTGCATCCCCAAGTGCCCTCCCAAGTGCCCCATCCCGAAATGCCCCCCAAAGTGCCCTCCTGTCTCTTCCTGCTGCAGCGTCAGCTCTGGGGGCTGCTGTGGCCCCAGCTCTGGGGGCTGCTGTAGCTCTGGGGGAGGCGGCTGCTGCCTGAGCCACCACAGGCGCCGCAGGTCCCACCGCCGCAGACACCAGAGCTCTGACTGCTGCAGCCAGCCCTCGGGGGGCTCCAGCTGCTGTGGAGAGGGGAGCGGTCAGTCCTCTggaggctgctgctgctga